The window CCTGGATCTGCACGAGGCCGCCGTCCTGAGCGGCCAGAAGTTCGGCGCTCGGATCGGTGAGACGCAGTCGCGCTCCTGGAAGCGGTGGTTCGGAGGGGCGCTCGATCTCAAGCTGGGAATCGCCCTCTCGTCGAAGAGCGCCCGTGCATGTCACCGTCGAGCCCACGCCGAGGAATGCTGTAAGGGGTTCGATAGGGGGCATCAGCATCCGCAGAGGTCGTAGGGGTTGTCTTCCAGGACCCAGAGCGCGTATTTATAAGGCGGCCATGGGTAACCGGGAGCCTTCGTGTCGCGACGGCACTGGTGATCATAGAGGCCGTACTTGGCCGCGAGGCCAGACGACTTCAGGTGCTTCCAGCGAGCTTCGCAGGTGCTGATCGATTTGAAACCGCTTTGCCATGGACGCCAATGCATCGCCGCGCTAGCCTGCTCTGCTGTCCCGATGGTCAGCATGAAGGCCAACAGGGCCGTCAAAATAGCGGCGGAGCATCGGGATCCCCGCCCGGAATTGACTGTCGTTTGCACGTTGCTACTCCCTCGAAACTGGTGGACCCGGGCATCAGGACCGGTCGGAATCCGGGCCTCGTGCGGGCCACGGTAAGTCGAAGTCGCGGGTACGCGGACGCAGGGGTTTTGGGATATCGGGATGAAACAGCGACGGAGGCCGCGGGATCGCCACCCGCCGTTCACCGTCCGTGCACCGGGCGGACCGACGGCGTCCACCGGGGGTCGGTGGTCTGGGCTCGTACCCGTCTGAGCCCGTCCGGGCGATCCCTCCAGGAGACTCCATGCCCCGCTTGCAGTCCGCAGCGGCGGTCGCGGCGGTGTGCGCACTGAGCGCCGCCGCCCTGCTCGCCGCCCCCGCCGCGGTCGCCGCCACCGGCGTCCGTCCGACCGAAGAGACCGCGCCGGTCGCCGACCCGTCGGGGCTCGTACTGAACGAGATCGTCTACGACGACGCGCCCACCGGGCTCGCCGACCAGGTCGAGCTGTACAACGCGGGCGACACCCCCGTGGACCTCGCGGGCTGGACCATCGCCGACGAGAAGCGCGACAGCGTCGGTCGAGCACCGGAGGGCATGGTGCTGGCGCCCGGCGAGTTCCTCGTGCTCGTGAAGGACGTGGACTTCCCGTTCGGGCTCGGCAAGGGCGACGAGGTCGTGCTCGTCGACCCCAGCGGCGTCGAGGTCGACTCCTACGCGTACGACAACACGGCCCCGCTGTCGGTATGGGCGCGCTGCCCCGACGGCACGGGGGCCTGGGCGCCGGCGACCGCGGTGACCCCGGGAGCGCCCAACGACTGCAGCGTCGCGCCCGTCGACGGCTCGATCCGCATCAACGAGGTCGACTCGCAGCCCGCCGACTGGGTGGAGTTCCACAACCCGGGCACCGAGGCGCTCGACCTCTCCGGATACGAGATCCGCGACAACTCCGACGACCACCGCTGGACGTTCCTGCCGGGCACGCAGATCGCGGCGGGACAGTTCCTCGTGGTGGAGGAGGGCACGATCGGCCTGGTCGACGGCGTCGAGACCGCGTTCCGCGACCCGATCGGCATCGGCAGCGCCGACCGCATCCGTCTCTTCGACGCGTCGGGAGCGATGATCGACGACACGCTGCCCTGGCAGGGTCATGCCGTGATCGACGGGGACGCCGCCGCGGCCACTCTGGCCCGCTGCCCCGACGGGGTCGGCGCGTTCGTGCTCGCCTACGCGACCCCGGGAGCGGCGAACTCCTGCGTCCTGCCGTCGGTCGCGATCAACGAGATCGAGTCGAACGGCGACGCCACCGACTGGGTCGAGGTCATCAACACCGGCAGCACGCCGGTCGACCTGTCGGGGTGGACCGTGATGGACAACGACCCGGTCGGGCACGCCGCCGAGACCACGCCGCTTCCCGCCGGCACCGTGCTGGCGCCCGGCGGCTACCTGGTGTTCGACCAGCCCGAGGACTTCGTCTTCGGGCTCGGCAACGGCGACACCGTGACGATCCGCGACGCGAACGGCACCGCGGTCGATCAGCACGTGTACCCCGCACACGCCGAGGGTGTGTGGGCGCGCTGCGCCGACGGCTCGGGCGAGTTCATCGATGCACCAGCCGCCACCAAGGGAGCGCGCAACGCCTGCGGCAACCCGGTGCGCATCAACGAGGTGGAGTCTGACGGCGGCTCGCCCGACGACTGGGTCGAGCTCGTGAACCCGACGACGGCGGCCCTCGACGTGTCGGGCATCGTCGTGAAGGACGACGACGACGCGCACGCCTACGCGATCCCCGCCGGCACCTCGATCGCCGCGGGCGGCTACCTCGTGATCGAGCGCGCGCAGCTCGGGTTCGGCCTCGGCGGAGGCGACGCGGTGCGTTTGTTCGACGGCGATCTGCTCGTCGACGAGACCAGCTGGGGTGAGGGGCACGCGGCCGTCACCTGGGGCCGCTGCCCCGATCTGACGGGCGCCTTCGCGGTCACTGCGGAGTCGACCAAGGGTGCAGCGAACGTGTGCGCCGGCGAGGTGCCGGTGGGCGTGTGGCCCGGCTCCGCGGAGGTGCGCGTGGTCGACGAGACCCCGACGTTCCTGGAGGACAGCTCCGGCCTCGACGTGCAGGAGACGGCCGACGGTGCGGTGCTGTGGGCCGTGGACAACGGCGAGGGGCGCATCTGGAAGCTCGATGCGCACGCCGACGGCTCGGTCGAGAAGGCCGACGGCTGGGACGAGGGCAAGCGCGTCCGCTTCCAGAAGGATGCGCAGGACCCCGGCGCCGCCGGCCCCGACACCGAGGGCATCACGGTCGACGGCGACGGCTTCGTCTACGTCGCCTCCGAGCGCGACAACAGCGCGAAGGGCGTGAACCGGAACGTCGTGCTGAAGGTCGACCCCGAGGCGAACGCCGGAGACCTGGTCGCCCTGCAGGAGTGGGATCTGACGGCACTGCTTCCCGCGGTCGGCGCGAACCTCGGCGTGGAGGCCGTGCAGTGGGTGCCGGACGCGGCGCTCGCCGGGAAGCTCTTCGACGACACCACGGGCGCCGCCTACGACCCCGCTGACCACGCCGGTCACGGCAGCGGCCTGTTCCTGGTCGCGGTGGAGGACAACGGGCACGTCTACGCTTTCGCGCTCGCCGCGGACGGCACCGCGACCCTGGTGTCGGAGCTCGCGCCGGGTCTCGCCGGCGTCATGGCCCTCGACTGGGACACGGTGCGGAACACGCTGTGGGCGGTCTGCGACGACGGCTGCCAGGGTCGTTCGGCCGAGATCACCCTCAACGGCACCGCACAGCCGGGCATCGCCCACTATGCGCGACCAGCGGGCATGCCCGACATCAACAACGAGGGCTTCGCGACCGCGCCGGCCTCGCTGTCTGTCGACGGACAGCGCCCGGTGTGGTGGTTCGCCGACGGCTTCGCCGCGCAGGCGCTGCGCACGGGCACGCTGCCAGGCGGCGTGGACGGCGAGAACCCGGGCACCGGCACGCCGCCGCTGCCGGGGACCGACCTCGTCGACGGCAACCGCCACGGCGTGACGGTCGACCCGGCGGTCGCGAGCCGGGGCCAGCGGGTCACGGTCACGGTCGGCTCCGCCGCCGCCGGCACCGCCGCCGAGGTGTGGCTGTACTCCGACCCGGTGCGCCTCGCCACGGGGACCCTCTCGGCGACGGGCGCCCTCACGGTCACGGTCCCGGCGGACGCGGCCCTTGGTGCCCACCGCATCGCGGTCTACGCGGCGGACGGAGCCCTGCTGGGCTGGGCTGACCTGCGCATCGCGGAGGGCACGGGCGCCGCGGGCGGCCTCGCTGCCACGGGCGCAGAGCTTCCGGTCGCGGCGGCGGTGCTGGCGCTCGTGCTGCTCACGTCCGGTGCGGTGGCGGTCGGACGCCGCCGTCGCGCGCACTGATCGGGCGGAGGGGCGCGCGGGCGAGGCTCGCGCGCCCCTCTCGGCGTACGTACGACTCCCGCGACCGCGATGTCGGTGCCGCCGCCTAGACTCGTAAGGTCATGACCGAAGCCCCTCTCATCGTCCCCGGATCCGTCGGCCCCCAGTCCTCCGGCGCCCCCGCACAGGACGACCTCCTCGCCGGCCTGAACCCGCAGCAGCTCGAGGCCGTCACCTACCGCGGCCCCGCACTCCTGATCGTCGCGGGGGCGGGGTCGGGCAAGACCAGCGTGCTCACGCGCCGCATCGCCTCGCTGCTCCGCAACCGCGAGGCGTGGCCGAGCCAGATCCTCGCCATCACCTTCACGAACAAGGCCGCCGGCGAGATGCGCGAGCGTGTCGAGGGCATCATCGGCGACGCCGCGCGGGGCATGTGGATCTCTACCTTCCACTCGGCCTGCGTGCGCATCCTCCGCCGC of the Microbacterium sufflavum genome contains:
- a CDS encoding lamin tail domain-containing protein, with translation MPRLQSAAAVAAVCALSAAALLAAPAAVAATGVRPTEETAPVADPSGLVLNEIVYDDAPTGLADQVELYNAGDTPVDLAGWTIADEKRDSVGRAPEGMVLAPGEFLVLVKDVDFPFGLGKGDEVVLVDPSGVEVDSYAYDNTAPLSVWARCPDGTGAWAPATAVTPGAPNDCSVAPVDGSIRINEVDSQPADWVEFHNPGTEALDLSGYEIRDNSDDHRWTFLPGTQIAAGQFLVVEEGTIGLVDGVETAFRDPIGIGSADRIRLFDASGAMIDDTLPWQGHAVIDGDAAAATLARCPDGVGAFVLAYATPGAANSCVLPSVAINEIESNGDATDWVEVINTGSTPVDLSGWTVMDNDPVGHAAETTPLPAGTVLAPGGYLVFDQPEDFVFGLGNGDTVTIRDANGTAVDQHVYPAHAEGVWARCADGSGEFIDAPAATKGARNACGNPVRINEVESDGGSPDDWVELVNPTTAALDVSGIVVKDDDDAHAYAIPAGTSIAAGGYLVIERAQLGFGLGGGDAVRLFDGDLLVDETSWGEGHAAVTWGRCPDLTGAFAVTAESTKGAANVCAGEVPVGVWPGSAEVRVVDETPTFLEDSSGLDVQETADGAVLWAVDNGEGRIWKLDAHADGSVEKADGWDEGKRVRFQKDAQDPGAAGPDTEGITVDGDGFVYVASERDNSAKGVNRNVVLKVDPEANAGDLVALQEWDLTALLPAVGANLGVEAVQWVPDAALAGKLFDDTTGAAYDPADHAGHGSGLFLVAVEDNGHVYAFALAADGTATLVSELAPGLAGVMALDWDTVRNTLWAVCDDGCQGRSAEITLNGTAQPGIAHYARPAGMPDINNEGFATAPASLSVDGQRPVWWFADGFAAQALRTGTLPGGVDGENPGTGTPPLPGTDLVDGNRHGVTVDPAVASRGQRVTVTVGSAAAGTAAEVWLYSDPVRLATGTLSATGALTVTVPADAALGAHRIAVYAADGALLGWADLRIAEGTGAAGGLAATGAELPVAAAVLALVLLTSGAVAVGRRRRAH